The nucleotide sequence AGTCCCCAGCGCCCATCCTTTGCTCATGTTAGTATAGGCTTTGGATTTTCCAGCGGGGCCGACGGCGACCTGCCATGTTAAATAGTCGAGGTAACACCGTCGACCCGTCGGCGTGTCCGCCAACTCACCCGCCTCCACCAACGCCGTTTCCAATACCATGAACTCGCGCCGCCGAGTGGGGCGCTGCAAATACCAATAGCTACCGAACCTCAACCCCTCGAGCCCTTCAACGGTGCAAACACCGGCACGCACCGGATTGAGATGGATATAGTCGCATACCTGCCCCAACGCACCAGCTCGCTCGACCACCAAAGCCTTGTAGCGCCCCTGAAAGACGTGGCCGTGTTCGCTTCGCAGTTTGTTGAACCGATTGGCAAACGTCGCCTGCAGCCACTGCATGCCGGTAACGAGGTTTCCCTCCGGGGTTTCAAGGGCGAGATGGTAATGATTCCGCATCACAACAAACGCATGAAGCCGCCAACGGTAGGTTTCACACGCCTCAAACAAGCACGCCTCGAAAGCCAGCTTCGCCCCCTCTGTGCGAAAAATGTTGGTCCGGTAGTTCCCCCGGTTGATCACATGATAACACGCGCCGGGAAATTCGAGTCGGTGTTTTCGAGGCATTGTCCGGATATCAAACTCAATACCTGCCTAAATTACAATTGTTTAAACCTGACCCTTTTTGCGCCCTCAGCAGCCGAGTAGGCATTCCGTGGTGCTGAGCCAGCATCAACCACTCCCATTCGTTCTTCGGCTCCGATCTGAGATGAGCTATCGCTCTTCTCTTAAAATCGGCAAACATCGTCTTCTCAATACTAGTGAGTGGTAAAGCGCCCTCCTTCCACTCACGTGCGACACCGGGGATTAAGTCGTATTCGGGCCGGGAAACACCGCGATAGAGGAATGAAAGCGGTTGCTCCGCGTGCGCCAGAAATTCGGCGAGCGTCTTTGTTAGAAAGTCCGCTATAGGTGCCATGGTTAGCCTAACGACTCAGCTCAGAGGCGGCGACTTGTCGCCGTTCTCTGAAGCGGCTGGTTCTGCTCTGTTTTTTCGTCCTTTGGAATCAGTCGAGGTAAGAGCAGATGTGATCCGCTGAAAAGAACTGTTCCAGCGATTAAAACAAAGGTGGGGATTGCAAAGGGGCGTTCGTCCAGATTCTGCATCAAGATCAATAGGCTCATCCAGGCAACGAAGCACAGAATCGTAACCGAAAGTCGTATCGCTCTCCGGCTCTGAAGAACGGAGGTCACACAACTGAGTAATGAAACAATGACGAACATCCAAAAACCTACGATGAAAGGCAATTGGCCGAACCATGTCGGCGGAAACCGACCGAGATGCCTAGCAATGGTAAGAGCTAGCCACCAGAGAACGTAAAACAACACGATTTGCCCGGCACTGACAGCACAAGCTAGTAGAACGCGTCGACCTCTCACTTGCAGAACGTCAGAGCTCAGCCGCGACTGCCAGCGGAGCTGGCGGTCGTTGGCTGCGGCGGTTTGATGAACGAAGCCGCTGCGCGGCGCAGTGAGGAGTGAGGGGTATGACGTTCGGGACGCACGGCGGTTGACGATGTATTTTGGTCCGCCAATCGCAAGACTGGCGGTGCTATGTCCAAAAACAAATCCACCCGTAAAGGTCGCGACTTCCGTCGTGACGTCACCGAACAGTATCAATCGTTAGTGCGCTTCGATGAGATGCTCAAGCTGCGAAGCATGGCCTTCTCCACCCGCTCGGAGTATGTGCGCTACGTGCGCAAACTCGCGCAGCACGTGAAGCGCGATCCGGCCGAGTTGAACGAGGCGCAGCTTCGCGCCTACCTGCTGCACCTCAAGGAGGCGCACCACTACAGCGGCAGCACGATGCGCACCGCCGTGTGCGCCATGCGCAACTTCTACGGCAAGTTACTGGGCCACCCGTGGAAGCTGTTCGACCTGGTGCGCTCGCCCGATCGCAAAACCTTGCCCGCGGTGCTCACCCGCGCCGAGGTGGCGCGGTTGTTCGCGGCGATCACCGAACCTCGGTTTCGCACCATCCTGCGACTCATCTATGCGTGCGGGTTGCGTATCCGTGAAGCAACGACACTAGAGGTGACCGATATCAAGCGTGAGCCGTGCCGACTGCATCTGCACCACACGAAGGGGCAAAAGGAGCGCTACGTGCCGCTGCCCGAATCGATGCTCGAGGAGTTGCGCGCCTACTGGCGCACGCACCGGCATCCGAAGTGGGTGTTCCCTGGCACCGGTCGGGGCTGGCGCGAGGGGCCCGGTGCGCGCGAGCGCCTGGCTCTCGCGTCCGAACCGATGGGCGTGGGTTCGATCCAAAACTGCCTGCGGTTGGTCGTGCCGGTGGCCAAACTGCCCAAGGGCACCCACCCGCACACGCTGCGTCATTCGTATGCGACGCACCTGCTCGAAGAGGGCGTGAGCATCCGCT is from Synoicihabitans lomoniglobus and encodes:
- a CDS encoding transposase, with product MPRKHRLEFPGACYHVINRGNYRTNIFRTEGAKLAFEACLFEACETYRWRLHAFVVMRNHYHLALETPEGNLVTGMQWLQATFANRFNKLRSEHGHVFQGRYKALVVERAGALGQVCDYIHLNPVRAGVCTVEGLEGLRFGSYWYLQRPTRRREFMVLETALVEAGELADTPTGRRCYLDYLTWQVAVGPAGKSKAYTNMSKGWALGTDRFKAALLESPDVPDSPRAWGIVGAREVRNQRQQDMRARCLNALRKNEENVRNDPKSAGWKVAIARFLKEREQADNRWLGDSLSMGRPEAVSTYVGRMKRGEIDDSVYRLLKTTNV
- a CDS encoding FRG domain-containing protein, with product MAPIADFLTKTLAEFLAHAEQPLSFLYRGVSRPEYDLIPGVAREWKEGALPLTSIEKTMFADFKRRAIAHLRSEPKNEWEWLMLAQHHGMPTRLLRAQKGSGLNNCNLGRY
- a CDS encoding tyrosine-type recombinase/integrase, translating into MSKNKSTRKGRDFRRDVTEQYQSLVRFDEMLKLRSMAFSTRSEYVRYVRKLAQHVKRDPAELNEAQLRAYLLHLKEAHHYSGSTMRTAVCAMRNFYGKLLGHPWKLFDLVRSPDRKTLPAVLTRAEVARLFAAITEPRFRTILRLIYACGLRIREATTLEVTDIKREPCRLHLHHTKGQKERYVPLPESMLEELRAYWRTHRHPKWVFPGTGRGWREGPGARERLALASEPMGVGSIQNCLRLVVPVAKLPKGTHPHTLRHSYATHLLEEGVSIRLIAQFMGHSSIETTAIYTHLTAVNEAAARAAVSRLLDGI